The following nucleotide sequence is from Streptomyces pactum.
ACGGGTTCTTCACCACCTTCTGCGTCAGCCCCTACTCGCGTTACCTGGCCCGCTGGTGCGCCCGCCGCGGCCTGACCCCGAACCAGGTCACCACCGCCTCGCTGCTCACCGCGCTGATCGCGGCCGGCTGCGCGGCCACCGGCACCCGGCCCGGGTTCGTCGCGGCCGGGGTGCTGCTGATCGCCTCGTTCGTGCTCGACTGCACCGACGGCCAGCTCGCCCGCTACGCGCTGCGCTACTCCACCCTCGGGGCCTGGCTGGACGCCACCTTCGACCGGGCCAAGGAGTACGCGTTCTACGCGGGCCTGGCCCTCGGTGCCGCCAACGCCTCCGGCGACGACGTCTGGGCGCTCGCGCTGGGCGCCATGGTGCTCCAGACCTGCCGCCACGTGGTCGACTTCTCGTTCAACGAGGCCAACCACGACGCCACCGGCAACACCAGTCCCACCGCGGCCCTGTCGGACCGCCTGGACAGCGTGGGCTGGACCGTCTGGGCCCGGCGCATGATCGTGCTGCCGATCGGGGAGCGCTGGGCGCTGATAGCGGTGCTCACGGCCATCACCACGCCCCGGATCACCCTGGTCGTGCTGCTCGTCGGCTGCGCGTTCGCCGCCTGCTACACCACCGCCGGGCGGGTGCTGCGCTCGGTCACCCGCAAGGCGCACCGCACCGACCGGGCGGCCGGCGCGCTGGCCGACCTCGCCGACACCGGACCGCTCGCCGAGGGCTGCGCCGCCGCGCTGCGCGGGGCGGTCCGCCGGCTGCCCGGCCTCGCCGCCCCGGTCCTGACGCTGCTCGGCGCGCCGGCCGTCGTCACGGTCGCGGCCATCGCCCCGTTCGGCGGCGTCTGGCCGGTCGTCGCCGCCCTCGGCTACGCGCTCACCTCGGGCGCGGCCGTGGCCCGCCCGCTGAAGGGCCCGCTGGACTGGCTGGTGCCGCCGCTGTTCCGGGCCGCGGAGTACACCACCGTGCTGGTCCTCGCGGCCCGCTCGGAGGTGAACGGCGCCTTGCCGGCGGCTTTCGGGCTGGTGGCAGCGGT
It contains:
- a CDS encoding DUF5941 domain-containing protein; its protein translation is MSTAILTGPPVVGSSLTEDLAALGFAVRPAADAAAAAAQLTAVPAGERVAVVDTRFLGHRHALRLALTDPRFPAAAVDGALTAAPEAREELARALAARAGRAPAERPAGPLPDALAADLLGAGVPVHRPELGALVAAVPDAPEERAAARAAVAAVDEEEVRLRSAVKSRDGFFTTFCVSPYSRYLARWCARRGLTPNQVTTASLLTALIAAGCAATGTRPGFVAAGVLLIASFVLDCTDGQLARYALRYSTLGAWLDATFDRAKEYAFYAGLALGAANASGDDVWALALGAMVLQTCRHVVDFSFNEANHDATGNTSPTAALSDRLDSVGWTVWARRMIVLPIGERWALIAVLTAITTPRITLVVLLVGCAFAACYTTAGRVLRSVTRKAHRTDRAAGALADLADTGPLAEGCAAALRGAVRRLPGLAAPVLTLLGAPAVVTVAAIAPFGGVWPVVAALGYALTSGAAVARPLKGPLDWLVPPLFRAAEYTTVLVLAARSEVNGALPAAFGLVAAVAYHHYDTVYRIRGGTGAPPRLLVRLTGGHEGRTLAVTAAAALWHDQGFTIALTALAGVLALAVLIESIRFWVSSGAPAVHDGTGEPA